In the Campylobacter sp. RM6914 genome, one interval contains:
- the pyrE gene encoding orotate phosphoribosyltransferase has protein sequence MNLEQIYREAGAYLEGHFLLSSGNHSQFYLQSAKVLENPELAGKLSDELASVIVKSGVEFDSVCSPALGGVLAGYELARAAKKRFIFTERVNKIMSLRRGFEVKKGERFIICEDIITTGGSALESARIIEELGGVVVGFAALANRGFCSLANINSDRKPECKLPFNKPLFALGNFEFEIYEPSDCPLCKNGSEAIKPGSRGN, from the coding sequence ATGAATTTAGAGCAAATTTATCGCGAAGCCGGAGCGTATTTGGAGGGTCATTTTTTATTAAGTAGTGGCAACCACTCGCAGTTTTATTTACAAAGCGCAAAGGTTCTTGAAAACCCTGAACTAGCCGGAAAATTATCTGACGAGCTAGCAAGCGTAATAGTTAAAAGCGGTGTTGAATTTGATAGCGTTTGTTCTCCTGCTTTAGGCGGAGTTTTGGCGGGTTACGAACTAGCGCGTGCTGCTAAAAAAAGATTTATATTTACCGAGCGCGTAAATAAGATTATGAGTCTAAGACGCGGTTTTGAGGTTAAAAAGGGCGAGAGATTTATAATCTGTGAAGATATCATTACTACTGGAGGCTCGGCTCTTGAAAGCGCTAGGATAATCGAAGAGCTTGGCGGTGTTGTAGTTGGTTTTGCCGCACTTGCCAATCGTGGTTTTTGCTCACTTGCAAACATTAACAGCGATAGAAAACCTGAGTGTAAGCTGCCATTTAATAAGCCGCTTTTTGCGCTTGGAAATTTCGAATTTGAAATTTATGAGCCAAGCGACTGTCCACTCTGCAAAAACGGAAGCGAAGCGATAAAGCCCGGAAGTAGGGGTAATTAA
- the frr gene encoding ribosome recycling factor, protein MLNEIYSAQKESCEKAIAALKRDFTTLRTGKVNINILDNVTVDYYGSMTALNQVATVLASDASTITITPWEKSMIKAISSAIQAANIGVNPNSDGECVKLFFPPMTIEQRQENVKRSKAMGEKAKVAVRNIRKDANDDVKKLEKDKAVSEDESKKGQEEVQKITDAYNTKIDTLVKDKEAELLKV, encoded by the coding sequence ATGTTAAATGAAATTTATTCAGCCCAAAAAGAGAGTTGCGAAAAAGCTATAGCTGCCCTTAAGCGAGATTTTACAACACTAAGAACAGGTAAAGTAAATATCAACATCCTTGATAATGTCACGGTTGATTACTACGGTTCTATGACCGCTTTAAATCAAGTCGCTACCGTTCTTGCTAGTGATGCTTCAACTATCACGATAACTCCTTGGGAAAAAAGCATGATAAAGGCTATATCATCTGCTATACAAGCCGCAAATATCGGTGTTAATCCAAATTCCGATGGTGAATGCGTTAAGCTGTTTTTCCCACCTATGACTATCGAGCAACGCCAAGAAAACGTAAAACGCTCTAAAGCAATGGGCGAAAAGGCAAAAGTCGCCGTAAGAAACATCAGAAAAGACGCAAATGATGATGTTAAAAAGCTAGAAAAAGATAAAGCGGTTTCCGAGGATGAGAGCAAAAAAGGACAAGAGGAAGTTCAAAAGATAACTGACGCTTACAATACAAAAATAGACACTCTTGTTAAAGACAAAGAGGCTGAACTTTTAAAGGTTTGA